From Scatophagus argus isolate fScaArg1 chromosome 2, fScaArg1.pri, whole genome shotgun sequence:
GACGTGTGATATACTTGAACCTAAAAACAATTTCCAAGGTTCTAAGGTTCCGCCCGTGTATATTCCGGACATATCTAATTGTTGCACAAGTTGTCCGCCCGGCTATCTGATTCTTTTGTAGGAAGTGTCGCTCACCCTTTGGTTGCTCGCCTAAAACGAGAATACCGGGTTAAGAGGCAGGGGTTTACCAGACGCAAAAAGTGAGGTAACGTAATACAACAGAAAATTCTAACCTGCAAACTTGGTTTTACAGCTAACAGCTGACAGGGACGGTAACTTCAGCTAGTGTGCCGCTATCCCAGTGCTCTGTGTTCCTGGTAAGGATGGTCCGGAATAATGTCGTTACACAGCAACCAAATTAACACAGTGTTTGCGTATGTGTGCTAAATCCAGTTAGACGGAATCGGAACATCTTGGACTCAACCTAGAGGTGTAAGGTAGCTCCGACTATTCTGCCTACGAAAATAAACTAAGATAAAAAATTATAAGATTACTCGGAGTGAACCCCAGAGTGTCCTTCCCTCTCTTcaggggtttttatttttcttgtttctctttttctggtCTCTTCTTGCGCATCTCGATCATTTGTTATGGTAATCGGTTCCAGCGTCGATATAAAACCGTGATTACATGTGGGTGGGATTTGGTCTCTctgaagaaaacagagacaacagcCCATAAATATTTCAATCGTCTAAAATATGTAATGTGTTCGAAAGAAGTTTTTGTTCTTGGACTCATTTATAAGTTTTACTGTACCCTGTCAGTATTTAACCCTGAAGATGTGGCAGATTAACACTGTGATGGCTATATGGTCGTTTcttaaaatatacatacatatttggTTTTTCCTTGCCTTTTTCAAAAAGCAGTAATTTCAATTTAGTAAGTAATTTCAGTCGCACTTGACAGTAGCAGTGAACTTGATTAATTCCCACAGTGAAAAAGCCATGGCTGGACCTGTCAGTCTGGAGTTGGATCCCATCTTCCTGAAGGGACTGAGTTACCTGCACTCCAAGAGTAAAGACTCAGCCGAGAAACTTAAAGCTTTACTGGATGAGTCACTTTCAAGAGGAAGCGACTCATCTTACCGTTCATTACAAAAAGTAAGGAGTTCATAGTgaacttgtgtttattttgtttttgtttatttgtctctccgttttgctgttttgtaatTTATACAGCTAAATGCAAGTATTTTATAATACCATTGTGTATCCTCAGGATGTAGAGGTTTCCAAGGGATCTGTGTCAAAGCTGAGTTTAAGTAAGCAGGACTCCAAATCCTCCTCAAGTTCCTcatcatccagcagcagcagcagtagcaaaGCCACCTCGGAAAAGAGtaagaaagaggcagagaaaagaccATCTGAGAAGGTATGGAAGGCATTTGTATCTTTTTGATCagaatgaatttaatttttttgccatgtttttACATGCAAAGGTGTGCCTATTACCCAGTACCACCCAACAGGTGATAATTTTAATGGCATTCAGACTACCATGCTTTGGGTTTCTTTTGTTCCCTGTGAATATGTGCTTGTGAAATAGTACAGAATATTTTgatcaaaaatacatacaaattaaaatgatgttCAAGACAGCTAGAAGAGAAAGGctatgttttgattttcaagTTTATTTTAGACCTGCAGAACTGCATTTTCAGGCAACAAGATTAAGCAGTTCAATTTTGATCCTTAAAGTTTTCCTTAAAGTGCAAGAAAAACATGAGCAGAACTCCACATTGGACAGTCTGACGATGCTGTTACTTATAGCGGTGATATCACCATGTACTGTCAAAACATACCTGTTTCTGCCTTACCGTCAAACAGGTCAGGGTGGACTTGGCTGAGGTGGACCCTCCGAAAAAGCCTCGTTTGGACAAACAGGAGAATCGTTCCTCTCCAATCACCGTTCAGACTAGCAAAGACCTTCTGCCAAACATAAACGACTATGATGAGACCAATGCCGATGATTTCGCCATGGAAATGGGCCTGGCTTGTGTTGTTTGCAGGTACATCTTAATTAAACCTGATTATCAATCCAACAAGTATTTCCATGTTCACATGTTGACTTTGCCGTTGTTTTTAATTGTCTAAGACAAATGACAGTGACCATGGGAAACCAGTTGGTTGAATGCCAGGAGTGCCATAATCTGTACCACCAGGACTGTCACAAGCCCCAAGTGACAGACAAAGAAGTAAATGATCCACGGCTTGTGTGGTATTGTGCCCGCTGCACCAGGCAAATGAAACGTATGGTgaggaaaataaattatataactgtgtgtgcgtgtctatacacatatatatatggtgTATCGTTACAGGACAGATCATTGCATAGTCACGTTAATAGTTTATGTGTTGTCATTGTTTCTTTCTAAAATCAACActatttgtttatctgtttgccCTTTAGGCTCAGAAACCCCCACAGAAACCATCCCCTTCCTCATCATCAGCACCTGTTGTAAAAGACACACTGGTGAAAAAGACAGAACTTAAAGCCAAACCTGACACAGCCAGCACCTTCCAGGCCTTCAAGAGAACAGAAGTGAAGGTAGGTGTCAACAAAGGGCTGCACACCAGTTGCCATTAATGGGAGGATGAGTTCCAGAATAGCTGAATCTTACACTATTCATCCTTATTTGACAATAATATGTGCCCCCATGTCACCCTCAAGTCGAGCATAAACAATATTTCTGCATCCCTACATTGTTTCTAGTAGCAAGTGAGAGGAGAGCAATAGCTATCAGTGTGCAAAAGTACTCTGAAAAGTTTTAAAGCCACAGCCTCTGGAGAAACGCTATCCAAGCAGCAGAAGTCAGGGGTgtgattataaaataaatgcatattttctttctcGTTGTCCTCTGCAGGGATTTATGTAGGCTGCCTTTCAGTGTACAACTAACTTTTTGGAGTTCACTGTAAGGTCATTTTTGACAGCAAACATGTTGCCTTGTAGTTCACGATTTGATTATGTTAATTCAAGTCAGAGCAggagtgctttttttttcagtaaaagtaTTGCTCAAGTTGAGGTGTTGTCTGGCTTACAGGTAAGTCTTCTGATTGGCACATCTtaatacatatgtatatgttcTGCTACACTGTGACCTGTATGGGATAAGAATggctttattgttattgttgccAATTCccatgaaaataacaaaaccaacaaaatgttTGGTATCTCAATACTTTCTGACCTTCTCTACCCGGTCTTTGGTCACTTTATAAAAACCGTGGGCTAGGCTGAAATTCATTTGTTGGTGTTTGACTCTATGGTGTCTTCTTAAGGTCTCATTTGAATCTGTGTTGCTTTGTGATAACTGGGCTAATGGTTTATCATTTCAGGCATCCACAACATCAGCCAAtcccaccagcagcagctcttcctcctcaggcAGTGGTCTCACAGGCTGGGCTGCGTTTGGTGCCAAGACGAGCTCCTCTCTTCCAGCCAGCTCCAAACTAGGCTCCTCAGGCCCAAGTGGGAGCCATAAGAACTTGACGACCCCCTCTGGCCAGAAGCCCGTTGGCCTGTCTGGGTTAGCAGGAGCCAAGTCAGGAATTGGGAGTGCAAAGATACCCGGGAGCGGCAACGGAAATGGCTCTAGCCAGGTGCCTCTGAAACCTCCCCCACCCCTGACTCTGGGTAAGCAGCCGCTGAACCGTTCATCAAGCGCTGAAAGCCAAGGCAAAGGGTCTGCCTCATCAGGAGCTGGCTCCCCGAGCGGCTCCCAGGCAAGTGCAGGAGGGAACGGAGGCAATAACGGAGGAGGCAACGGGAACAATGGAAATGGGTCAAAGACTGTACCAGGGGACAAAGCACCAACATCTCAGGAGTCCCAGCTTAATGCCATGAAACGATTACAACTGGTGAAGAAGAAAGCAGCGcagaagaaactgaaaaaatgagaaagatgaaacaaaagcttTGGGTGAGGGGGGGCTGGAggaatagaaaataaatggttAAGCAATGTGGAATTAGAGTCAGAGCATTATGTTTGTACTACAGGAGCATCTGTACAAAAGTAACACCATCCAGTTAAATACTTGAATCTCACTTCATGTAAATGCTGCTGGACACTGTGCCTCAT
This genomic window contains:
- the ints12 gene encoding integrator complex subunit 12, whose amino-acid sequence is MAGPVSLELDPIFLKGLSYLHSKSKDSAEKLKALLDESLSRGSDSSYRSLQKDVEVSKGSVSKLSLSKQDSKSSSSSSSSSSSSSSKATSEKSKKEAEKRPSEKVRVDLAEVDPPKKPRLDKQENRSSPITVQTSKDLLPNINDYDETNADDFAMEMGLACVVCRQMTVTMGNQLVECQECHNLYHQDCHKPQVTDKEVNDPRLVWYCARCTRQMKRMAQKPPQKPSPSSSSAPVVKDTLVKKTELKAKPDTASTFQAFKRTEVKASTTSANPTSSSSSSSGSGLTGWAAFGAKTSSSLPASSKLGSSGPSGSHKNLTTPSGQKPVGLSGLAGAKSGIGSAKIPGSGNGNGSSQVPLKPPPPLTLGKQPLNRSSSAESQGKGSASSGAGSPSGSQASAGGNGGNNGGGNGNNGNGSKTVPGDKAPTSQESQLNAMKRLQLVKKKAAQKKLKK